CATACCAACCGGTCGTGGGGTTCGGGGCCGTCGGGATGAAGACGCTCAGCATCGGCTTTTCAAAGCCAGCCGACAACGTCGCCCCGAGAACACCGGTGACAAAGCCCAAGGCGTAGAGCCCCTCACGGGGATATTCCACCAGGACCACGCGGCGGAACCGACTGGAGTTATCCCGCAGGAAGGTCTCCAGCAATTGCTTGAGGGTCTTGTAGACGGAGCCCGCCACGGGAATCCGCTGCAGGGTGCCCTCTCCAAACTCCAGCAACCAACGGCCGACGATGTTGCGGGCCATCAGGCCGATCAACAGGATCCCCAGCAGGGGAACCAGCAGACCCAGACCCAAGTTGATCAACTCCTGAAGCACCGGGTTCAGGGTGTTGAACGGGTTCAGCTGCTTCGGAATCGACGTCAGGAACGCCAGAACGAAACGGCTCACCGTCGTTGCGAGCCAGATGGTGGTGGCGAGGGGAATCACCACCAACAGGCCTGCAATCAGGTCGTTCTTGAGGTCCTGCTGGAGGCGATCGCCCAGCGGTTGCTCAGGTCTGGGGCTGGATTGCACCACTGAATTGCGTCGCTCGACTGGCCGGAATTCCGGTCACAAAGTGCCAACCTGCAACTTAGCCAGTCGCCCTACAGAACAGCCGCCAGGGCAAGCAGCGCAAAGGCGATCACCAAGACGACAGCGGTGCCCGTCCCACCAATCCGGCGTTGGTTCAACGCCAGATCGCGGCGGGTCTCAGCCTGTTTGATCTGGTTTTCGGCCTGCTGCAGCTGGCTTTCCATGAAGGCACGGGCCGCCTTCTTCTTCTCCTCGTCGCTGGCCGCCTCGGGGATTTGACCGTTCTGCACCCCCTGCTCGATCACCTGCTCCAGCACCTTGGGGTTGTCGAGCTGGGCCTTGGCGAGCTCCAGCTGACCGCGCTGGGCTTGCAGGGACTGGTTGGTCTGATCGCTCAGGCTCTGGTCGCCGCTGATGGTGGCGGGAACCGTGAACAGCAGGGCCAAGGCCAGAACACCGCTGATCACGCAAACCGTCCAACGCAGGGGCGTCGGACCGGACTGGGGATCCTCGAGACGCGCACCGAGCAGCATCAACAGCATCCCCACCAGGGCCATCGGCGACTGGGTGATCAGGGTGGAGCTGAGCAGCTGACGGAAGCTCTGCTCGCCCCAACCATTGACCGAGAGCACCGCCAGGAGCTGCAGCGCTAGCAGCACCACCAGGGTGATCCCCAGCCAGCGCAACAGACTGGGGAAACGTCCTGCAACAGCTGAACTCACCGGGAGGGCCTTGGAAGTTGGGCAAGCGTAGGGGCGATCAACCCAAGCCACAGCCCCTTCCGGCTGAGGATCTGGCCGTGGCGCTCAAGGCCCAAGCCCTGGAGTTGGGCTTCAACCTCGTGGGGATTGCCTCAGCGGGCGGCAGTGAGCGACTACGCCTGCGCACCGCCGCCCTGCAGCGCTGGCTGAACGCAGGACATCACGGGGAGATGGCCTGGATGCAGGACCCCAGACGCCAAGCCATTGAGGCGCTGTTGCCAGGGGTCCGCAGTGTTGTCGCGGTCGGCCTCAACTATTACGTCGATGCCCAGCCGGCGCCTGGCAGCTTGAAAGTGGCCCGCTACGGCTGGGGCCGGGACTACCACCGGCTCATCGATGGGCGCTTGCGGGCCCTGGGACGTTGGCTCCAGGAGCAGCAGCCGCAGGCCCAATGGCGCGCCTGCGTCGACAGCTCGCCGCTGTTGGACAAAGCCTGGGCAGAGGAAGCCGGCCTGGGCTGGATCGGCAAACACAGCAACCTGATCAACCGCGACTGGGGGTCCTGGTTGCTGATCGGGCACCTGCTCACCGACGTGGACCTCCCAGCGGACGCACCCGCCACACCCCATTGCGGAGCGTGCCGCGCCTGCCTCGACGCCTGCCCCACGGACGCCATCCGCGAACCGTTTGTCGTCGATGCCCGCCGTTGCCTGGCCTTTCACACGATCGAGAACCGCGCGGAGCAGCTACCGCCCGAGATCGCCAGCGGCTTAAACGGTTGGGTGGCCGGCTGCGACATCTGCCAGGACGTTTGCCCCTGGAACCAGGGGGAACGGGTCTCCAGCAGCGATCCCGATCTGCAACCCCGTCCCTGGTGGCTGGACCTCCAAGGACCTGAAGCCCTGGGCTGGAGCGATGCGGACTGGGACGACAAACTGCGGGCCTCAGCCCTGCGGCGGATCAAACCCGCGATGTGGAGGCGAAACATTGCAGCGGCCCTAGGCTGAGCCCTCGATCGCCCTCCATCGATGGCTGCGCGCTGGTTGAAGGTTCTCGCCGCAGCGCCCTTGATGCTGGCCAGCCTCACTGGGGGCCCCGCTAAGGCTCTGGTGCCCTACGTGGTGCTGCCCAGCGAGCGCAACCTGGAGGCCGCAGGTCTGGGCATTGCCCAAGCCGCCAGCCGACTGTTGAAGCTCGGCCAGGCCGAGGAAGCCGCCAGCCTGGCGGCCCTGACTGTTCAACTCATCCCGACGGATTCCCGGGGCTGGCTGCTGCTGGCGGAAGCGCAGTTGCGGAGCGGCGAGGACGCCGAAGCCTCCGCCTCCCTCGAGCAAGCGCGGAACCTCGATCCCCGCAACGCCGGGATCCTGTTTGCCCAGGGCTCTCTGGCCCTGAAGGCCAACCAACCGGCGCGCGCGATTGAGCTGATCCGCGAGGGGCAGCGCATCGACGACAAGAACGCCGTCTCCTACTTCGATCTCGGCAATGGCTACATCCTGCTGGGGGAATCCAAAGCCGCGCTCTCAGCCTTTGAGCGGGCCTCGAAGCTGCGCAGCGATTTCTGGGAAGCGATCAACAACCAATCCCTGGTGCTCTATGAGCAACGCAAGGACGCCGAAGCCATCCAACGCTGGCGATCCGTGCTGACGATTCGGCCCACGGCGGCCGAGCCGATGTTGGCCTTGGCAGCAGCCCTCAATGCCCAGGACCCCGGCAATGGCGAAAGCCTCGACCTGGCCAAGCGGGCCCTGGCCGGCGATCCCAACTACGTCCTCAGCAGCTACCAGCAAGAGCAGCTCTGGGGCAGTCGCCTGCGCCAGGCCACAAGCGTTCTGCTGGCGAACGCCAACTTGAAGGGCGATGTGGAGCGAGCCCAGGCCAATGCCGATGCTGAGCCTGTGGAAGAACCTCGGTAGGCTGAGCCGCACTTTCTGACCTCGGATGCCCAAGGCGCGCCCCGAACAGCCGCTGCCCGACCCATCCGACGAGCGTCGTATCCAGCCGATTGAGCTGCATCAGGAGATGCAGCGCTCCTACCTGGAATACGCCATGAGCGTGATCGTGGGACGGGCCTTGCCCGATGCCCGCGATGGCCTCAAACCGGTTCAACGGCGCATCCTATTTGCGATGCATGAGCTGGGGCTGACCCCAGATCGCCCCTACCGCAAATGCGCCCGCGTCGTCGGCGACGTGCTGGGCAAGTACCACCCCCACGGCGATCAGGCGGTCTACGACGCCCTGGTCCGCCTGGTGCAGACCTTCGCCAGCCGCAATCCACTGCTGGACGGTCACGGCAACTTTGGCTCGGTGGATGACGATCCACCGGCGGCCATGCGATACACCGAAACGCGTCTGGCACCGATCGCCAATGAGGCGATGCTCGATGAAATCGGCAGCGACACGGTCGATTTCGCGAACAACTTCGATGGCTCCCAGCAGGAGCCGACCGTGCTCCCGGCCCAGCTGCCCTTCCTGCTATTGAACGGCTGCACCGGCATCGCCGTCGGGATGGCCACCAACATTCCTCCCCACAACCTGGGGGAAGTGGTGGATGCCCTGATCGCCCTAGTGCGCAAGACGGAGCTCAGCGACGAGAAGCTCCTGGAGCTCGTGCCAGGCCCGGACTTCCCCACCGGCGGTGAAGTGCTCACCGGCAGCGGCCTGCGGGACACCTATCTCTACGGCCGCGGCAGCATCCCGATGCGGGGCGTCGCCCACATCGAGGAGATTCAGCCGGGCAAGGGGCGCCACAAGCGCGGAGCCGTCGTGATCACAGAGCTGCCATATCAGTTGAGCAAAGCCGGCTGGATCGAGAAGCTGGCTGAGCAGGTCAACGACGGCAAGATCAATGGCATCGCCGACATTCGCGACGAATCCGACCGCGAAGGCATGCGGGTCGTCGTCGAGCTACGCCGGGACGCCAACCCGGAGAAGGTCTTAGCGGACCTGCAGCGGCGTACGGCGCTCCAGAGCAATTACGGCGCGATCCTGCTAGCCCTGGTCCACGGCAAGCCAATCCAACTGAGCCTGCGCCAGCTCCTCCAGGAGTTCCTGGACTACCGGGAGCTAACGATCATTCGCCGGACGAAGCACGCCCTCAAGCGTGCGGAAGATCGCCTCGAAGTGGTCGAAGGCCTGATCACCGCCCTCAATGCCCTTCAACGGGTGATCGCAATGATCACCGCGGCCCCCGATGCCTCCAGCGCTAAGGCCAGCCTGCAGGTGCACCTCGACATCAATGAACGCCAAGCCGATGCCGTCTTGGCGATGCCCCTACGCCGGCTGACCGGGCTTGAGCAAGAAAGCCTGCGCAAGGAAGCGGACGACCTCCGCCAGGAGCGGGCCCGCCTGCGTCACCTGCTGGATGAACGGCCAGCGCTGCTGGACGCGATGGTCTCCGAGTTCAAAGCGCTGAAGAAGCGCTTTGCCACGCCCAGGCGTACACGGCTTGTGGAGGGCGGCGATGAGCTGGTGGCCCAGCGCACCGCGGCCCAACGGCCCAACACGGAGCTGTTGCGGCAACGGGCCTTCGAGGGTCTCCCGAACGACGGTCGCTTGGTGATCCAAGCCGATGGACAAGTGAAGGTTGTGGGCCCCCAACTGCTGGGGCGGCTTCACCTGGATGAGCCAGCACCCCTGGGCGACAACCCCTCACCCGCCCGCCTGATCCTGCCGATCAGCAGCCGTCCTGCCCTGTTGGCCTTCACGGACGCAGGCCGTGTGGCCGTACTGCGCTGGGAGTTTGCCGGGCAAAACCCGGGAACCCTGGAAAAGTTCCTACCCGAGGGCATGAGTGGTGAGCGTGTCGTTCAGCTGTTGCCGCTGCCAAAAGAGGCTGAAGGAAGGAGCGTTGGCCTCCTCAGCAGTGACGGTCGCTTCAAGCGCCTTCCCCTCGCTGAGTTCCAGGATCTGTCGGGGCGGGCCACCTCCGTTCTGAAACTCAAGGAAGGGGTCAACCTCAAGCAGGTTGTTGTTTGCCAGGACGGTAAAGATTTGCTAGTTTTTACAAGCACAGGACGTTGTTTGCGCCTGCAAATGAACGACGGGAACGTGCCGTTGATGGGTCGCAATGCACAGGGAGTATCAATTGTCCGGTTGCTACCCGGAGAAGAGGCAATTGGATCGCAGTCTGTAGACAGCAACGGCTACATATGGCTTGCGACTCGATACGGAACGGTTAGCAAAGTCGAGATAAAAAATTTACGACCTATCCAAAGAGGTGGAATAGGAAGGACTGGAATAACATTTACCTCCAGAGATGATCGCGTGATAGGTGCGATCAGTCAAGACTCAAAGGTATTTTCGTTAGTTATAACGAACGGACAGACACTCCGACTCTGTCAACCAGATGCCACGACCAAAGAGGTCATCGACAAAAAAGAATCAGCCAACGAAGTTACAGAGGTCATAGAACTCATCAGCGAGGAAAGCTAGATGATTAAATCCTGCAACGGGAAGCTACAGAAGCCAACCAACCTAAACCTCCTGTGCAGTCTCATAATCGGAATGCCTGCCCACATCAAGCCACAGCTCATGTAGCGGAAAGACATGCAGGTTCATCTGCTGGTCGAGGCCACGCAGGAACAGTTCTGTCATGTCGCAAGAACATCCCGGCTGGAGTAATGAAAGAAGACGGGGTGTTGCAACATAGATACCAGCATTAACCTGAGCCCTAACGATAGGCTTCTCTTCAAGGCCGGTGAATTGGGTTCCTATACTGCGCACCACACCAAACGGATTTTGCCACTCTTGCGGTCTCACAGCCATTAGGGCATCAGCAGAGTCACGAATACACTGGTCAATCATGTCAGCAAAGCAGACGTCAGTCAGTACGTCGCAATTGACAACAAGAAGATGCTGGGTCAGTAGTGAAGGATCAAGGAGGGACAGAGAGCCGGCAGTGCCAAGGGGTGCTGATTCATGCAAATAGGAGATATGAGCACCAAAACGAGAACCGTCACCAAAATGGTCAAGGATTACTGCTGATAGATAGTTGACAGAGATCACGATATTCTGGAAGCCTTCACCGGACAACTTCTCAATAAGGTGTTCAAGCATGGGCTTGCCCTTTACGGGAAGCATGGGCTTAGGTATTTCGGCCGTAAGGGGCATAAGTCTTTGACCACGACCGCCAGCCATGATTACAACGGTTTCAACTCGTTCTGGCGTACTAAGAAGGTGCTCAGCGACGTGTAGACCTATCAACTGACCTGCATGGTTTACGACAGGTAAGTGGAAGAAGTGATTGATACGCATAAGATTATGAGCTTCAGACTCTCCCATACAGGGAGAAACAACTATCGGAACAGGATTCATAACAGAATCAACCTCCTGTTCAAGAGAAAGACCATTCAACAGTGCTTTTCTAATGTCGCTATCTGCAATCATTCCAAGAAGCTTGCAAGAATCATCGACAACAAGGGCAAGCTGATAGCCGGCATCACTCATAACCCTCAAAGCGTCAGTGAGGGTGCTTCCAGATTTAACGGTTGTGTTGAGCCAGTCTTTTACAAGAGTGTTCTTCATGATGGGATAACAGATAGAACGGCCTGCGCAAGAATTTCAAGTCCTTTTGGACCACTACGCTCGGGGTGAAACTGGAACCCAATGATGTTGCGATAGCGAACAGACGCAGCAAAGGTTTTTCCTCCGTAACGGGAGACACAGTTCACATACTCAGGAGAGATATTGATGGCGGCATAGCTATGGACAAAATATTGGTAGATATGCTGAGCCTCAGATAAAGACGAAGGAACGACTGGTATGAGCTTGTTCCAACCAACATGCGGCAGCAAAACTCTTTGGCCGAAGGAATCGTTGGAGGGAAGACAGGATA
This DNA window, taken from Synechococcus sp. LTW-R, encodes the following:
- a CDS encoding DUF502 domain-containing protein, which gives rise to MVQSSPRPEQPLGDRLQQDLKNDLIAGLLVVIPLATTIWLATTVSRFVLAFLTSIPKQLNPFNTLNPVLQELINLGLGLLVPLLGILLIGLMARNIVGRWLLEFGEGTLQRIPVAGSVYKTLKQLLETFLRDNSSRFRRVVLVEYPREGLYALGFVTGVLGATLSAGFEKPMLSVFIPTAPNPTTGWYAVVPESSVQDLDLSVEDAFRTIISAGIVNPDERETPASRSFSSLLAQLRAPAYSPLPSNKA
- a CDS encoding HpsJ family protein; protein product: MSSAVAGRFPSLLRWLGITLVVLLALQLLAVLSVNGWGEQSFRQLLSSTLITQSPMALVGMLLMLLGARLEDPQSGPTPLRWTVCVISGVLALALLFTVPATISGDQSLSDQTNQSLQAQRGQLELAKAQLDNPKVLEQVIEQGVQNGQIPEAASDEEKKKAARAFMESQLQQAENQIKQAETRRDLALNQRRIGGTGTAVVLVIAFALLALAAVL
- a CDS encoding nucleotidyltransferase family protein; this translates as MSDAGYQLALVVDDSCKLLGMIADSDIRKALLNGLSLEQEVDSVMNPVPIVVSPCMGESEAHNLMRINHFFHLPVVNHAGQLIGLHVAEHLLSTPERVETVVIMAGGRGQRLMPLTAEIPKPMLPVKGKPMLEHLIEKLSGEGFQNIVISVNYLSAVILDHFGDGSRFGAHISYLHESAPLGTAGSLSLLDPSLLTQHLLVVNCDVLTDVCFADMIDQCIRDSADALMAVRPQEWQNPFGVVRSIGTQFTGLEEKPIVRAQVNAGIYVATPRLLSLLQPGCSCDMTELFLRGLDQQMNLHVFPLHELWLDVGRHSDYETAQEV
- the queG gene encoding tRNA epoxyqueuosine(34) reductase QueG codes for the protein MGKRRGDQPKPQPLPAEDLAVALKAQALELGFNLVGIASAGGSERLRLRTAALQRWLNAGHHGEMAWMQDPRRQAIEALLPGVRSVVAVGLNYYVDAQPAPGSLKVARYGWGRDYHRLIDGRLRALGRWLQEQQPQAQWRACVDSSPLLDKAWAEEAGLGWIGKHSNLINRDWGSWLLIGHLLTDVDLPADAPATPHCGACRACLDACPTDAIREPFVVDARRCLAFHTIENRAEQLPPEIASGLNGWVAGCDICQDVCPWNQGERVSSSDPDLQPRPWWLDLQGPEALGWSDADWDDKLRASALRRIKPAMWRRNIAAALG
- a CDS encoding DNA topoisomerase (ATP-hydrolyzing) subunit A; protein product: MPKARPEQPLPDPSDERRIQPIELHQEMQRSYLEYAMSVIVGRALPDARDGLKPVQRRILFAMHELGLTPDRPYRKCARVVGDVLGKYHPHGDQAVYDALVRLVQTFASRNPLLDGHGNFGSVDDDPPAAMRYTETRLAPIANEAMLDEIGSDTVDFANNFDGSQQEPTVLPAQLPFLLLNGCTGIAVGMATNIPPHNLGEVVDALIALVRKTELSDEKLLELVPGPDFPTGGEVLTGSGLRDTYLYGRGSIPMRGVAHIEEIQPGKGRHKRGAVVITELPYQLSKAGWIEKLAEQVNDGKINGIADIRDESDREGMRVVVELRRDANPEKVLADLQRRTALQSNYGAILLALVHGKPIQLSLRQLLQEFLDYRELTIIRRTKHALKRAEDRLEVVEGLITALNALQRVIAMITAAPDASSAKASLQVHLDINERQADAVLAMPLRRLTGLEQESLRKEADDLRQERARLRHLLDERPALLDAMVSEFKALKKRFATPRRTRLVEGGDELVAQRTAAQRPNTELLRQRAFEGLPNDGRLVIQADGQVKVVGPQLLGRLHLDEPAPLGDNPSPARLILPISSRPALLAFTDAGRVAVLRWEFAGQNPGTLEKFLPEGMSGERVVQLLPLPKEAEGRSVGLLSSDGRFKRLPLAEFQDLSGRATSVLKLKEGVNLKQVVVCQDGKDLLVFTSTGRCLRLQMNDGNVPLMGRNAQGVSIVRLLPGEEAIGSQSVDSNGYIWLATRYGTVSKVEIKNLRPIQRGGIGRTGITFTSRDDRVIGAISQDSKVFSLVITNGQTLRLCQPDATTKEVIDKKESANEVTEVIELISEES
- a CDS encoding tetratricopeptide repeat protein, with product MAARWLKVLAAAPLMLASLTGGPAKALVPYVVLPSERNLEAAGLGIAQAASRLLKLGQAEEAASLAALTVQLIPTDSRGWLLLAEAQLRSGEDAEASASLEQARNLDPRNAGILFAQGSLALKANQPARAIELIREGQRIDDKNAVSYFDLGNGYILLGESKAALSAFERASKLRSDFWEAINNQSLVLYEQRKDAEAIQRWRSVLTIRPTAAEPMLALAAALNAQDPGNGESLDLAKRALAGDPNYVLSSYQQEQLWGSRLRQATSVLLANANLKGDVERAQANADAEPVEEPR